The following coding sequences lie in one Desulfonatronum sp. SC1 genomic window:
- the fabG gene encoding 3-oxoacyl-[acyl-carrier-protein] reductase, producing the protein MSELIKTALVTGASRGIGRAAALRLAQDGYQVYLTYVSKPELAEAVQAAIESRGGKAKAFRLDVGDAQAVSAFFQEHVKDKVRLEVLVNNAGMTKDNLIIRMKPADWEAVLRVNLTGSFVCLQEAAKLMIRQRYGRIINISSVVGQMGNAGQANYAASKAGLIGLTKSAAQELASRGITVNAVAPGFIDTDMTSGLSEEIQNVYMERIPMRRFGQAEEIADSVAFLASESAGYITGQVIGVTGGMYM; encoded by the coding sequence ATGAGCGAATTGATCAAGACCGCCCTGGTCACCGGGGCTTCCAGGGGGATTGGCCGGGCCGCGGCTTTGCGGCTGGCCCAGGACGGATATCAGGTCTACCTGACCTATGTCAGCAAGCCGGAACTGGCCGAGGCCGTTCAGGCGGCCATCGAATCCCGCGGCGGCAAGGCCAAGGCGTTTCGGTTGGACGTTGGGGACGCCCAGGCGGTTTCCGCCTTTTTTCAGGAGCACGTCAAGGACAAGGTTCGTCTGGAGGTGCTGGTGAACAACGCCGGAATGACCAAGGACAACCTGATCATCCGGATGAAACCGGCGGACTGGGAAGCGGTCCTGCGCGTCAACCTGACCGGAAGCTTCGTCTGCCTCCAGGAAGCGGCCAAGCTCATGATTCGTCAGCGCTATGGGCGGATCATCAACATCTCGTCGGTTGTCGGCCAAATGGGCAACGCCGGGCAGGCCAACTACGCGGCATCCAAGGCCGGGCTGATCGGGCTGACCAAGTCCGCTGCCCAGGAATTGGCCTCGCGGGGGATCACGGTCAACGCTGTTGCTCCGGGATTCATCGACACGGACATGACCTCGGGCTTGTCCGAAGAGATTCAAAACGTCTACATGGAACGGATACCCATGCGTCGCTTCGGCCAAGCCGAAGAGATCGCCGACTCCGTCGCTTTTTTGGCGTCCGAGAGTGCCGGGTACATCACCGGCCAAGTGATCGGCGTGACGGGCGGCATGTACATGTAG
- a CDS encoding cytidine/deoxycytidylate deaminase family protein yields MRLPWPEYFMGIAKLVAERSTCLRRKVGALAVQGKRILATGYNGAPAGLEHCLDIGCLREQMGIPSGQRHELCRGLHAEQNVIIQAATHGVRLEGAQIYCTTQPCLICTKMLINCGVEAIFFEQGYPDDLAVNMLREAGVRFEQLCSS; encoded by the coding sequence ATGCGACTGCCGTGGCCGGAATACTTCATGGGTATCGCCAAACTGGTGGCTGAACGGTCCACCTGTCTGCGGCGCAAGGTCGGGGCGTTGGCCGTCCAGGGCAAACGGATCCTGGCCACGGGATACAACGGCGCTCCGGCCGGGCTGGAACATTGCCTGGACATCGGTTGCCTGCGGGAACAGATGGGGATTCCGTCGGGTCAGCGACATGAGCTGTGCCGGGGGCTGCACGCCGAGCAGAACGTGATCATCCAGGCCGCCACCCACGGGGTTCGACTGGAAGGCGCGCAGATTTACTGCACCACTCAGCCGTGTCTGATCTGCACGAAAATGTTGATCAACTGCGGAGTGGAGGCGATCTTTTTCGAACAGGGGTACCCCGACGATCTGGCCGTGAACATGCTGCGCGAGGCAGGAGTGCGCTTTGAACAGCTTTGCTCTTCCTGA
- a CDS encoding DUF177 domain-containing protein: MIELLVETTNLPGDGREFSFDEQRIWADPIAEFHLPYRIAEPFSAVIRVVPHADGCTVEGTLRGSLVLSCDRCVEEFTYPVTAEFHEFEAYPGGDSRNDAPSDVWWVVAKDGLHYLDVAGFLWEQFQLALPEKPLCTVLCRGMCAECGANKNLDECRCAASGSDPRLAAFHSMKLS; this comes from the coding sequence ATGATTGAACTGCTTGTCGAGACCACAAATCTCCCGGGCGACGGCCGGGAGTTTTCTTTTGATGAACAGCGCATTTGGGCCGACCCCATCGCGGAGTTTCATCTGCCGTATCGCATCGCGGAACCGTTTTCAGCGGTGATCCGCGTCGTCCCGCACGCGGACGGCTGCACGGTGGAGGGAACGCTGCGCGGTTCACTGGTTCTGTCTTGTGATCGATGCGTCGAGGAATTCACCTATCCCGTGACGGCCGAGTTTCACGAATTCGAGGCCTATCCCGGCGGCGACTCCCGAAACGATGCCCCAAGCGATGTTTGGTGGGTGGTGGCCAAAGATGGCTTGCACTACCTGGACGTGGCCGGATTCCTTTGGGAGCAGTTCCAGTTGGCCCTGCCGGAGAAGCCGTTGTGTACGGTTTTGTGTCGCGGGATGTGCGCCGAATGCGGGGCGAACAAGAATCTTGACGAATGTCGGTGCGCCGCCTCCGGGAGCGACCCCCGCCTGGCCGCGTTCCACTCTATGAAGCTCTCGTAA
- a CDS encoding helix-turn-helix transcriptional regulator produces MTDVQIIAKCCKALGHPARVTILRHLLQADRCVCGELVNILPLAQSTVSQHLKLLKDAGLIQGEIDGPRICYCVDKSRLTLFKNLIAKLEAS; encoded by the coding sequence ATGACCGACGTTCAGATCATTGCCAAATGTTGCAAGGCCTTGGGTCACCCGGCCCGGGTGACCATCCTGCGCCACCTGTTGCAAGCAGACCGATGCGTTTGCGGCGAGCTTGTGAACATCCTGCCCTTGGCTCAATCCACGGTGAGCCAGCACCTGAAGCTGCTCAAGGACGCCGGGTTGATCCAGGGGGAAATCGACGGACCACGTATCTGTTACTGCGTGGACAAATCACGCCTGACTTTGTTCAAGAACCTCATCGCCAAGCTGGAAGCGTCATGA
- the hgcA gene encoding mercury methylation corrinoid protein HgcA — protein sequence MKPLQPFPMAPPSPHTPTPSLSHVVEPKTDSSAAPCUGPPPAPGAGADDLPGYRIEPYVDGFIATPTGRVPRVRTRPTFWDRFGDCRARLGLDRNNYTVNPGLYAVGDPSPDAPVIVTANYKLTFDTVRFALRGRDAWVLVTDTRGINVWCAGGKGSFNAEAVALQVRKANLDRVTSHRQLIVPQLAANGVRLRDVRKATGFEVILGPIRAGDLPLFLDQGPDEAMREVTFTFMERLAVVPVELVLGWKIILGVLAAAAVLSLIGTGFTPGAVFQRWTLAATATFFGLLGGAVAFPLLLPRLPTRLFSLAGAGLGLIPALALPLLFPTPAWPVLMGAGLWTMTLSAWTALNFTGSTPYTSPSGVEKEMRAAIPILAGSTVLSVICFVWGNLQ from the coding sequence ATGAAACCATTGCAGCCCTTTCCCATGGCCCCGCCCTCGCCCCATACGCCGACTCCAAGCCTTTCGCACGTCGTCGAGCCAAAAACTGATTCAAGCGCCGCCCCTTGTTGAGGCCCGCCGCCGGCCCCCGGTGCGGGGGCCGACGATCTGCCGGGCTATCGGATCGAACCTTATGTCGACGGGTTCATCGCCACCCCGACGGGACGCGTTCCCCGTGTCAGGACCCGACCAACATTTTGGGACCGCTTCGGCGACTGCCGTGCCCGGCTGGGGTTGGATCGCAACAACTATACCGTCAACCCGGGGCTCTACGCCGTCGGCGACCCGTCCCCCGACGCCCCGGTCATTGTCACGGCCAACTACAAGCTGACCTTCGACACGGTCCGTTTCGCCCTACGCGGCAGGGACGCCTGGGTGCTGGTGACGGACACCCGGGGCATCAACGTCTGGTGTGCCGGGGGCAAGGGTTCCTTCAACGCCGAAGCCGTGGCCCTCCAAGTGCGCAAGGCCAACCTGGACCGTGTCACGTCTCATCGCCAGCTGATTGTGCCCCAACTGGCCGCCAACGGCGTCCGACTTCGGGACGTGCGCAAGGCCACGGGCTTCGAAGTTATTTTGGGGCCGATCCGGGCCGGGGATCTGCCGCTCTTTCTGGACCAGGGTCCGGATGAGGCCATGCGGGAAGTCACCTTTACCTTCATGGAACGGCTTGCCGTGGTGCCCGTTGAGCTGGTCCTGGGCTGGAAAATCATTCTCGGGGTTCTGGCTGCGGCAGCGGTATTGAGCCTCATCGGGACAGGGTTTACCCCAGGGGCCGTCTTTCAGCGCTGGACCCTAGCCGCGACGGCCACTTTTTTCGGTCTGCTGGGCGGAGCGGTGGCCTTTCCGTTGCTGCTGCCCCGTTTGCCCACCCGCCTCTTTTCCCTGGCCGGGGCCGGTCTGGGACTGATCCCGGCCCTGGCCCTGCCGCTGCTCTTCCCGACCCCGGCCTGGCCCGTCCTGATGGGAGCGGGGTTGTGGACCATGACCCTTTCCGCCTGGACGGCGCTGAACTTCACCGGATCCACGCCCTACACGTCGCCCTCCGGCGTGGAAAAGGAAATGCGGGCGGCCATCCCCATCCTTGCCGGGTCCACGGTATTGTCCGTGATCTGCTTCGTCTGGGGAAACCTGCAATGA
- the rpmF gene encoding 50S ribosomal protein L32: protein MALPKKKTSRSKRGMRRSHDAVSIPNPIYCECGELKRSHRICSACGTYKGVKRIAVQEPDVAK, encoded by the coding sequence ATGGCACTTCCCAAGAAGAAAACTTCTCGTTCCAAACGTGGCATGCGTCGGTCCCACGACGCCGTCTCCATTCCTAATCCCATTTATTGCGAGTGCGGCGAGTTGAAGCGATCCCATCGGATATGTTCCGCTTGCGGCACCTACAAAGGTGTGAAACGTATCGCCGTCCAAGAGCCGGATGTCGCAAAATAA
- the rpmB gene encoding 50S ribosomal protein L28 produces the protein MSKVCDICGKRPHTGNTVSHANNKTKRRFLPNLQQVRAQLPSGETRRLKVCTRCIRSDAVIKPVARQAAEA, from the coding sequence ATGTCCAAAGTATGCGACATCTGCGGGAAACGCCCCCACACCGGAAACACCGTCAGCCACGCCAACAACAAAACCAAGCGGCGCTTCCTGCCCAACCTGCAACAGGTCCGGGCGCAACTGCCCAGCGGCGAAACCCGTCGCTTGAAGGTCTGCACCCGGTGCATCCGCTCCGATGCAGTAATCAAGCCCGTTGCGCGACAAGCAGCCGAAGCGTAA
- a CDS encoding NifU family protein, protein MREKVQAVLETIRPHLQRDGGDVELVDVSADGVVTVRLTGACKGCPISQVTLKNAVEKTILKELPEIRSVQAA, encoded by the coding sequence ATGCGGGAAAAGGTCCAGGCGGTGCTGGAGACGATCAGACCGCATTTGCAACGAGATGGCGGGGACGTGGAACTTGTGGACGTCTCGGCGGACGGCGTGGTCACGGTGCGCCTTACGGGGGCCTGCAAAGGATGCCCTATTTCGCAAGTAACGCTGAAAAACGCCGTGGAAAAGACCATCTTGAAGGAACTGCCCGAGATCCGGTCGGTTCAGGCGGCTTAA
- a CDS encoding beta-ketoacyl-ACP synthase III — protein sequence MTMSAHIIGTGAFAPERVVTNIDLQRFVDTNDEWIVSRTGIRERRIAEPGQSCSMLGVEAAKRALEDAKVAATDVTHVLVATFSPDAYIPSTAYILREKLGIPRGMAMDVSAACSGFLFALETARAFVALYPEAMVLVVGSEVISSRLNWEDRGTCVLFGDGAGAAVVTGKPSQGSAEVLDVLLDGDGSFSDLLVVRGGGSATPMKLGQTVSEDFFVQMQGREIFKHAVRSMAAICQQILEKNGLTPSDIDLVVPHQANIRIIESLAGRLDVPMDKVFVNIEKYGNTSAASIPLALAEAQEKALIPPGSKVMLTAFGGGLNWAAALLQY from the coding sequence GTGACTATGTCGGCACATATTATCGGAACCGGGGCCTTTGCTCCTGAGCGGGTGGTGACCAACATCGACCTGCAACGCTTCGTGGACACCAACGATGAATGGATCGTCAGCCGGACGGGAATCAGGGAGCGACGGATCGCCGAGCCCGGACAATCCTGTTCCATGCTGGGCGTCGAAGCCGCCAAACGAGCGCTGGAGGACGCCAAAGTTGCCGCGACGGACGTGACCCACGTCCTGGTGGCCACCTTTTCTCCAGACGCCTACATTCCCTCCACGGCCTACATCCTGCGTGAAAAGCTGGGCATTCCCCGGGGCATGGCCATGGACGTCTCGGCGGCCTGCTCCGGTTTCCTCTTCGCTTTGGAGACCGCACGAGCTTTTGTCGCTTTGTATCCCGAGGCCATGGTCCTCGTTGTCGGCAGCGAAGTGATTTCTTCGCGCCTGAACTGGGAGGATCGCGGAACCTGCGTTCTGTTCGGCGACGGAGCCGGGGCCGCGGTGGTCACGGGCAAGCCTTCCCAGGGCAGCGCGGAAGTGCTGGACGTGCTCTTGGACGGCGATGGGTCGTTCAGTGATTTACTGGTGGTTCGCGGCGGCGGGTCGGCGACTCCGATGAAGCTCGGCCAGACCGTGTCCGAGGATTTTTTCGTTCAGATGCAGGGCCGGGAGATCTTCAAGCACGCCGTGCGTTCCATGGCCGCCATCTGTCAACAGATACTGGAAAAGAACGGTTTGACCCCTTCGGACATCGACCTTGTCGTTCCGCATCAGGCCAACATCAGGATCATCGAATCCCTTGCCGGCCGACTGGACGTTCCCATGGACAAGGTGTTCGTGAACATCGAAAAATACGGCAACACCTCCGCGGCCTCCATTCCCCTCGCCCTGGCCGAAGCTCAAGAAAAGGCATTGATTCCCCCGGGAAGCAAAGTTATGTTGACGGCCTTCGGCGGCGGATTGAACTGGGCCGCGGCATTGTTGCAATACTGA
- the hgcB gene encoding mercury methylation ferredoxin HgcB: MKQYRHLQNVATLAYDQDKCVGCGLCVAVCPHRVFTLRNDKAHVQDREACMECGACALNCPAEAVAVTPGVGCASYIIQTWLSKSSAPQCC, encoded by the coding sequence ATGAAACAATACCGCCATCTTCAAAACGTGGCCACTTTGGCCTATGATCAGGACAAATGCGTGGGGTGCGGCCTCTGCGTCGCTGTCTGCCCGCACCGCGTCTTTACGCTGCGCAACGACAAAGCCCACGTCCAGGATCGCGAAGCCTGCATGGAGTGCGGGGCCTGCGCCCTGAACTGCCCCGCCGAGGCCGTAGCCGTGACGCCCGGCGTTGGCTGCGCCTCCTACATCATTCAAACCTGGCTTTCGAAAAGCAGCGCTCCCCAATGCTGTTGA
- the acpP gene encoding acyl carrier protein — MSMEEKVKKIIIDQLGVSADQVTPDAAFVDDLGADSLDLTELIMAMEEEFGVEIDDEDAQKMTKVKDALAYIQSKVA, encoded by the coding sequence ATGTCAATGGAAGAAAAGGTCAAAAAAATTATTATCGATCAGCTCGGTGTTTCCGCCGACCAAGTGACTCCGGATGCGGCCTTTGTCGACGACCTGGGCGCTGACTCCCTGGATCTGACTGAATTGATCATGGCCATGGAAGAGGAGTTCGGCGTTGAAATCGATGATGAAGACGCTCAGAAAATGACCAAGGTCAAGGACGCGTTGGCCTATATTCAGTCCAAGGTCGCCTGA
- the plsX gene encoding phosphate acyltransferase PlsX, with protein MSQNKPCIAVDAMGGDFGPSVVIRGALDALRTQDIRVILVGREPDIRAELATAKATDADVEVVHAEQVIEMQDKPSDALRRKKNSSVQVAFRLVKEGRADGVVSAGNSGATLACGMFILGRIDGIDRPALAGILPTEKKPMVLIDVGANVDCKPHNLLQFALMADVLARSVLGVPKPRVGLMSIGEEEGKGNSQVKLAFDLLRKSSLNFKGNVEGRDVFTGDVDVVVCDGFVGNVVLKLSEGLAVSLGRLLKRELLAGFWSKCGCLFAKGALRRFSRRIDYAEYGGAPLLGLKGIGIVCHGASNAKALSSAIHMAATFVRNRSNDHLAQELAKNRDIVQLSRTGTTPSSNNGQGLLSRVADQASEQSPAQGLTVHQGSEREFGQEAPGVVS; from the coding sequence ATGTCGCAAAATAAGCCCTGCATCGCCGTGGACGCCATGGGGGGCGATTTTGGCCCCTCGGTCGTGATCCGCGGTGCGCTGGATGCGTTGCGTACGCAAGACATCAGGGTGATCCTGGTGGGTCGTGAGCCGGATATCCGAGCGGAGTTGGCCACCGCGAAGGCGACGGACGCCGACGTGGAGGTAGTGCATGCCGAACAGGTCATCGAGATGCAGGACAAGCCTTCGGACGCCCTGCGCCGAAAAAAGAACAGTTCGGTGCAGGTCGCATTTCGACTGGTCAAGGAAGGACGGGCCGACGGCGTGGTCAGCGCCGGCAATTCCGGAGCAACCCTGGCTTGCGGCATGTTCATCCTCGGCAGGATCGACGGCATCGACCGCCCGGCTTTGGCCGGGATACTGCCTACGGAAAAAAAACCCATGGTGCTCATCGACGTGGGCGCCAACGTGGACTGCAAGCCGCACAACCTCTTGCAGTTCGCCTTGATGGCCGATGTTCTGGCTAGGTCCGTGCTGGGGGTGCCTAAGCCCCGGGTCGGCCTGATGAGCATCGGCGAGGAAGAGGGCAAGGGTAATTCCCAAGTCAAGCTGGCCTTTGATCTGCTGCGCAAATCTTCCCTGAACTTCAAGGGCAACGTCGAGGGCCGGGATGTGTTCACCGGAGACGTGGACGTGGTGGTCTGCGACGGGTTCGTGGGCAACGTGGTCCTGAAGTTGAGCGAAGGCTTGGCCGTTTCTCTGGGCCGGTTGCTGAAGCGGGAACTCTTGGCCGGTTTTTGGTCCAAATGCGGGTGCCTGTTCGCCAAGGGGGCCCTGCGGCGTTTTTCCCGGCGCATCGACTACGCCGAGTACGGTGGTGCACCTCTGTTGGGTCTGAAGGGCATTGGAATCGTCTGTCACGGTGCCTCCAACGCCAAGGCCTTGAGCAGCGCGATCCACATGGCCGCGACCTTCGTGCGGAATCGTTCCAACGACCATTTGGCGCAAGAACTGGCCAAGAATCGGGATATCGTTCAGCTCAGTCGGACTGGAACAACCCCGTCGTCGAACAATGGGCAAGGCCTTTTGAGTCGGGTCGCCGATCAGGCCTCGGAACAGTCGCCAGCCCAGGGTTTAACGGTGCATCAAGGCTCGGAACGTGAGTTCGGGCAGGAAGCTCCCGGCGTGGTCAGTTGA
- the gltX gene encoding glutamate--tRNA ligase, with protein sequence MTQVITRFPPSPTGHLHVGGARTALFNWLWARKNGGKFILRIEDTDVARSTEEMTQGILDGMRWLGLDWDEGPHFQSQRVDLYNQHIDQLLETGHAYFCCCTPEEVEAMRVAARAVGSVPKYDGRCRNKGLEAGPGRVVRFKTPTDGETQFRDLVKGPVAVPNTQLDDMVLRRVDGMPTYNLAVVVDDVTMGMTHIIRGDDHLSNTPKQVLLYEALGRDLPLFAHVPMILGPDKKKLSKRHGATSVTAYRDMGYLPEAMVNYLVRLGWSHGDQEIFSLEELLEHFSLDHLGSAACVFDQSKLLWLNNHYIKSEPEDRVAALLADHLTQRGLDGSDEAYLRAIVPLLRPRAGTMVEMAEMAEFFVMEDEALPMDQAAVSKFLTPEAKEHFGRLRDLLSGTLSFGQQELEALFKNYLEDRGVAFKVLAQPLRVALTGKTKSPGIYEIMEVLGKDRVLRRLAGAEREGVGS encoded by the coding sequence ATGACCCAGGTTATTACGCGATTTCCGCCCAGTCCCACCGGGCATCTCCATGTGGGCGGGGCGCGAACGGCTTTGTTCAATTGGCTTTGGGCGCGCAAGAACGGCGGGAAGTTCATTTTGCGGATCGAGGACACGGACGTGGCCAGGTCCACCGAGGAGATGACCCAGGGCATTCTGGACGGGATGCGCTGGCTGGGCTTGGATTGGGACGAGGGGCCGCACTTTCAGAGCCAAAGGGTCGATTTGTACAACCAACATATCGATCAGTTGCTGGAGACCGGGCACGCCTATTTTTGTTGCTGTACCCCGGAAGAGGTGGAGGCCATGCGCGTCGCGGCCCGGGCCGTCGGGTCGGTGCCCAAGTACGACGGTCGGTGCCGCAACAAGGGCCTGGAGGCCGGTCCGGGTCGGGTGGTGCGGTTCAAGACACCCACTGACGGGGAAACCCAGTTCCGGGATCTGGTCAAGGGGCCGGTGGCGGTGCCTAACACCCAGTTGGACGATATGGTCCTGCGCCGGGTGGACGGCATGCCGACCTATAACTTGGCCGTGGTGGTGGACGACGTGACCATGGGCATGACCCATATCATCCGCGGCGACGACCACCTGAGCAATACGCCCAAGCAGGTCCTGCTGTACGAGGCCCTGGGCCGGGACCTACCGCTGTTCGCCCATGTGCCCATGATCCTGGGGCCGGACAAGAAAAAGCTGAGCAAGCGTCACGGAGCCACATCGGTTACGGCCTACCGGGACATGGGTTATCTGCCCGAGGCCATGGTCAACTACCTGGTCCGGCTGGGCTGGTCCCACGGGGATCAGGAAATTTTCAGCCTGGAAGAGCTGCTGGAGCACTTCAGCCTGGATCACCTGGGTTCCGCGGCCTGCGTTTTTGATCAGAGCAAACTGCTCTGGCTGAACAACCACTACATTAAGAGCGAACCGGAGGACCGAGTGGCGGCTCTTTTGGCCGACCATCTGACACAGCGCGGGCTGGACGGGTCGGACGAGGCCTATTTGCGCGCCATTGTTCCGTTGTTGCGGCCCCGGGCCGGGACCATGGTCGAAATGGCGGAAATGGCGGAATTTTTCGTGATGGAGGACGAGGCCTTGCCCATGGATCAGGCCGCTGTGAGCAAGTTTTTGACGCCGGAGGCTAAGGAGCATTTCGGTCGTTTGCGCGACCTGTTGTCCGGGACGTTGAGCTTCGGGCAGCAGGAACTTGAGGCGCTGTTCAAGAACTATCTTGAAGACCGGGGCGTGGCGTTCAAGGTATTGGCCCAGCCCTTGCGGGTGGCGCTGACCGGAAAGACAAAAAGTCCGGGGATTTATGAAATCATGGAAGTCCTGGGGAAGGACCGCGTACTGCGGAGACTGGCCGGGGCGGAGCGAGAGGGAGTTGGTTCGTAA
- the glyA gene encoding serine hydroxymethyltransferase, protein MNLDELRRHDPEIAEAVRLEELRQLHKLELIASENFTSPAVRMTMGSVLTHKYAEGYPGKRYYGGCEYVDMAETLAQERAKQLFKAEYANVQPHSGSQANMAVYFGVLQPGDVILGMDLSHGGHLTHGSPVNFSGKLYKVVFYGVSKETGTIDYDQVRSMAREHRPKVIVAGASAYSRVIDFPKFREIADEVGAKLMVDMAHIAGLIAADLHPSPVGSAHFITTTTHKTLRGPRGGMILSTDEFGKLLNSQIFPGIQGGPLMHVIASKAVAFGEALRPEFATYQQQVIKNAQAMAKALTDAGFALVSGGTDNHLMLVDLTNKDITGKDAEIALDKAGITVNKNTVPFETRSPFVTSGIRLGTPALTTRGMTEEHMDRVVEWIVEALEQRDNDTELQRIEAEVQAFASQFPLFAG, encoded by the coding sequence ATGAACCTTGACGAACTTCGCCGCCACGACCCAGAAATCGCCGAAGCCGTGCGTCTGGAAGAACTGCGACAACTACACAAGCTGGAACTGATCGCCTCGGAAAATTTCACCTCGCCGGCCGTGCGCATGACCATGGGCAGCGTGCTGACCCACAAGTACGCCGAGGGCTATCCGGGCAAGCGCTATTACGGCGGCTGCGAATACGTGGACATGGCCGAGACTCTGGCTCAGGAGCGGGCCAAGCAATTATTCAAGGCCGAATACGCCAACGTTCAACCTCATTCCGGCTCGCAGGCCAACATGGCGGTCTACTTCGGGGTGTTGCAGCCCGGGGACGTGATTCTGGGCATGGACCTGTCCCATGGCGGGCACCTGACCCACGGCAGCCCGGTGAACTTTTCCGGCAAGTTGTACAAGGTGGTTTTCTACGGCGTGAGCAAGGAAACCGGGACCATTGATTACGACCAGGTCCGGAGCATGGCTCGGGAGCACCGGCCAAAGGTTATCGTGGCCGGGGCCAGCGCCTATTCCCGGGTGATCGATTTTCCAAAATTCCGGGAAATCGCCGATGAGGTCGGAGCCAAGCTGATGGTGGACATGGCGCACATCGCCGGGCTGATCGCCGCGGATCTGCATCCTTCGCCCGTGGGCAGCGCGCATTTCATCACCACAACCACGCATAAGACCTTGCGCGGGCCGCGCGGCGGGATGATCCTGTCCACCGACGAGTTCGGCAAGCTCTTGAACTCCCAAATTTTTCCTGGAATTCAGGGCGGTCCGTTGATGCACGTGATCGCCTCCAAGGCCGTGGCCTTCGGCGAAGCCCTGCGCCCCGAGTTCGCCACGTATCAGCAACAGGTGATCAAGAACGCCCAGGCCATGGCCAAGGCCCTGACCGACGCCGGATTCGCTCTGGTTTCCGGGGGGACGGACAACCATCTGATGCTCGTGGACCTGACCAACAAGGACATCACGGGCAAGGATGCCGAGATCGCTCTGGACAAGGCCGGGATTACGGTGAACAAGAACACGGTCCCCTTCGAGACCCGCTCTCCGTTCGTGACCTCCGGGATTCGCCTGGGCACTCCGGCCCTGACCACACGGGGCATGACCGAAGAACACATGGACCGCGTCGTGGAGTGGATCGTGGAGGCCCTGGAGCAGCGTGACAACGACACGGAACTGCAGCGGATCGAGGCCGAGGTACAGGCCTTCGCGTCCCAGTTCCCGCTGTTCGCGGGGTAA
- the fabF gene encoding beta-ketoacyl-ACP synthase II: protein MSRKRVVVTGISAVTPLGVDARTSWERLIKGESGIAPLTRFDAKDHATKIAGEVKGFDPEKYMPAKQTRRMELFAQFAVAAAKMLLEDADWTIPAERAHRTAAIIGCGIGGLDALERSQATLLKSGPRKISPFFIPSLIANMASGQVSIFTGAKGNNLVTTSACASGLHSIGTAFSELLLGRADAAICGGTEACLTPLAMAGFNALKALSTRNDEPQLASRPFENSRDGFVMGEGCGLLLLETLEHAQARGANILAEVVGYGASGDAFHITAPDEDGSGMSLAMRAALDEAGISPEEVDHINAHGTSTKLNDITETRAIKRVFGKHAASIAITGNKSMIGHLLGAAGGVESVFSVLTLLHGMIPGTINMVEPDPECDLDYVTDGSRKADVRYVLCNSFGFGGTNATILYKRWDG, encoded by the coding sequence ATGTCCAGAAAAAGAGTAGTCGTCACCGGTATTTCGGCGGTCACACCCTTAGGCGTGGACGCACGGACCAGTTGGGAACGGTTGATCAAGGGGGAGTCGGGCATCGCCCCGTTGACCCGCTTCGACGCCAAGGATCACGCAACCAAGATAGCTGGAGAGGTCAAGGGGTTTGATCCGGAGAAATACATGCCGGCCAAACAGACCCGACGGATGGAACTGTTCGCGCAGTTTGCCGTGGCCGCCGCCAAGATGCTCCTGGAGGACGCCGACTGGACGATCCCCGCTGAGCGAGCGCATCGAACCGCCGCGATCATCGGATGCGGCATCGGCGGGCTGGACGCCCTGGAGCGTTCCCAGGCCACCCTGCTCAAAAGCGGGCCGCGGAAAATTTCCCCGTTTTTCATTCCATCCCTGATCGCCAACATGGCTTCCGGGCAGGTGTCCATCTTTACCGGGGCCAAAGGCAACAATCTGGTCACCACTTCGGCCTGCGCCTCGGGGCTGCACTCCATCGGCACGGCTTTTTCCGAACTGCTCCTGGGCCGGGCGGATGCGGCCATTTGCGGCGGAACCGAGGCCTGCCTGACGCCCTTGGCCATGGCCGGGTTCAACGCCCTCAAGGCTCTGTCCACCCGCAACGACGAACCGCAACTGGCCTCAAGGCCTTTTGAGAACAGTCGGGACGGATTCGTCATGGGCGAAGGCTGCGGCCTGCTGCTCCTGGAAACCCTGGAGCACGCCCAGGCCCGAGGGGCGAATATTCTGGCCGAGGTGGTGGGCTACGGAGCTTCGGGCGACGCCTTTCATATCACCGCCCCGGACGAGGACGGCTCCGGCATGTCCCTGGCCATGCGGGCCGCCCTGGACGAAGCCGGGATCTCTCCGGAGGAGGTGGACCACATCAACGCCCACGGTACCTCCACCAAGCTTAACGACATCACCGAGACCCGGGCCATCAAGAGAGTTTTCGGCAAGCATGCCGCCTCCATCGCCATCACCGGCAACAAGTCCATGATCGGCCACCTGCTCGGCGCGGCTGGCGGGGTGGAGAGCGTTTTTTCGGTCCTGACCCTGCTTCACGGCATGATTCCCGGGACCATCAACATGGTCGAGCCGGATCCGGAATGCGATCTGGACTACGTCACCGACGGCTCCAGGAAGGCCGATGTCCGATACGTGCTTTGCAATTCCTTCGGTTTCGGCGGTACCAACGCCACTATCCTATACAAACGCTGGGACGGTTAG